CGCGGACCGTCACCCCCGGCCCGCCCCAGGCCCGTAGCGAGCCTGCGTGGGCGGTGCGCCATTTGTTTTCGAGCGAGCACACGATGTCGATCGGGCGGCCATCTGCAGTACCGGCGAGTGACCGGGTGGCGGCAAGGAGGCGTTGCGAGGGTTCGTCGTCACGCGAAAGCGCCAGCGCAGGCGATCCCGGGATGATCCAAACGTTTCCTGTCACCCGTTCAACCCTACCCAGCGCACCCGAACACCCCCGCGGTGCCGCAACTGGCTGTACGATCGCAAGCATTGCGCAAAGGCAGCCGCGACGCGCGGCACAGTGCGGCCCAGGCCGCGGAAAGGACGACCACAATGACCGAGTCGAACTCCACCCCGAAACCGGGCAACATACCTTCTCCTGCCGCGATGGCGAAAAAGGGCCCGAAGCCGGGCCCGAAACCCGTCGCACCGACCATCACCCCGGCGCCGACACCGGCTCGCGAGAAGTCGGATCCGTCGAAGTTCGGCCGAGTCGACGACGAAGGCAACGTCTTCCTCACCCGCGGCGGCACCGAGCGCCAGATCGGCTCCTGGCAGGCAGGCACGCCTGAGGAAGGGTTGGCGCACTACGGGCAGCGTTACGACGACCTGGTCACCGAAGTCGAACTCATCGAGACGCGCCTGCGCGCCCACCCGGAGGATGCCGACGCGATTCGTAAATCGGCCGAAGCGCTGAAGGCGTCGCTTGACGACGCCGCCGTAATCGGCGACATCGACGCCGTCGAGTCCCGCCTCGATGCCGTCATCGCCGCCTCCGCCGACGCCCGAGAGCAGGCAAAGGAGCAAAAGGCGGAGCGTCGAAAGGCAGCCATCGCCCGGAAAGAGGCCCTCGCTGCCGAGGCCGAGGACCTGGCGGAAAACTCGACCGAGTGGAAGCGCGCAGGCGACCGCATCCGCGAGATCCTCGAGGAGTGGCGCGGCATCCGCGGCATCGACCGCGCGACCGACGACCAGCTCTGGAAGCGCTACTCCCGCGCCCGCGACAGCTTCAACCGCCGCCGTGGCTCCCACTTCGCCGAACTGGACCGCAACCGCGCCCAAGCCAAGAAGATCAAAGAGGAGCTGGTCGAGCGCGCCGAGGCGATTCAAGACTCCACCGAGTGGGGCGAGACCGCCCGCGCCTACCGCGACCTGATGACCGAGTGGAAGGCCGCCGGTCGCGCCCCACGCGAGGTGGACGACAAGCTCTGGGAGCGCTTCCGCGCCGCCCAGGACCACTTCTTCGAGGCACGCAACGCAGTCAACGCCGAACGCGACCGCGAGTTCGAGGCCAACGCGGAAGCCAAGGACGCACTACTCGCCGAGTACGACGCCCTGATCGACCCGTCCAAGGGGCTTGGCGGCGCGAAGGCGAAGTTGCGCGAACTGCAGGACAAGTGGGACGAGATCGGCTATGTGCCACGCGGCCGCGTGCGCGAGTACGAGGACAAGATCGGCCGCATTGAAAAGCGCGTGTCGGACGCCGAGGATTCCCGCTGGCGCAAGTCTGACCCGGCCCAGCAGGACAAGGTCAACCAGTTCCAGGTCAAGGCGGACGACTTCGAGCGCCAGGCCCAGGATGCCGAGGCGAAGGGCGACTCCGCTAAGGCGGCGACGCTGCGCGAGCAGGCGAAGCAGTGGCAGGAGTTTGCCGACGTCGCCGCGAAGGCCGTGAACGAGGACTAATTGCTTCACGCCCAACAGTTTGTCCCCCGCCCTGGCTCGTCGGAGGCAGTGGTCGGGGGATACGCCTTTTCCGCCACCCTTGCCATCCAGGACATCACGGGGCTTGCCACCTCCGGGGTGTCCGCCTCGCACATCGCGAAGCGGCTCGAACCGTCTACCGAGTCCGAAGCGATCCTGTTCGCGCTCACGTCCGAGCAGCCGCTGCGCCCCGTGACCGATTTGGGCTACCGCGAACTTTTCGACGACGACCTCGACCACACCGAAGCATGGCTCTTTGTCTCCCTGCCGCTGCTAGAAGACCGCCAGGTGATCGAGGCGAACTTCACCTTCGACTCCGAGATCGCGCCGCTTCCCGGCGAGCCCGTCCCCACCGAACCGTGGGTGGCGGCACTGTCGCTTCTCGACGACCTGTCGACCCGCTTGGGCCGCCCCATCTGCCAACTCTGGGTGACGCACTCCCCCGGCGACGACACCCCGCCGGGCGTGGTCGAGGCCGGCTACACCGCCGCATTCCGGGAAGACCAAGCGACCTTCGAGATCGCGGGTTTGGATTCACTTCCTGCACTCGCACCCGCCGAGTTTGCGGTGATTGAGGGGCCCGGCTTTTTCTCGCGCCGCAAAGCCGGACCGCAGGAAGTGGAGCAGTTCTCTAGCCTGCTCACCGCGGCCTCTCGCGACTATCCGCGCGGCGAATTGATCATGGACACCATCGACTGGGACCTTGCGCGCATCCGCGACGCCGGTGCGCGTCTCAAGGATCGCGGCGGGGCGCAGCTGACCGGGCTCGCCTACGTCGACGGTGTCATCGTCGGCTTATGTGAAGTCGTGCGCTTCCATGCCGACGACGCATCCGTGTGCGAACTTGGGTTGGTCTACGTACTCCCCGAGCACCGCGGTCGCGGCATCGGCGCTGCCATGCTGCGCGCATCGCTTTCGCGCGCGAAGGAAGTCTGGGAGGACCTGGAAACCGCCTACTGCTCCTACCCCGCCGACTCCCCCGCGGCGAACGCCATCATGCGGGGGCTGGACGCGGAGGTGGTTTCTTCCACCACCGCGTGGCAGAAACGGTAGGCAACGCGCTCACCTGGTAAATGCCGATATCGGCGTTTGCAAGGTGAGCTGCCACAAAAGCCCAGGTCGCGGATTGGCGGTCGCGCTAAACGCCGATATCGGCTTTTGCGGGCTGGGTGCCCCGCCCCGAGCTTCTACGCGTTAGTCCAAGGATTTGCGGTGTCGCTCTGCTGCGCGGGCACGGCGGTCGTCGATAAGCAGAGGGTTTTCCTGCTCCCTGGTCGCGGCGCGCTGCGCCAGCGCCACCTCATCCTTGCCTTGTGCCTCGGCGCGCTGCTTAGCGGCGGCCGCCTGCTCCTCGTTGCGCGACAGAATCAGAGGGAACACCGTGAACACCACGATCACTGCCGCGAGCAGGACCAGGTAGTAGCCGGGGCCACGGCTGATGCCGGAGGCGTTGGAGTTGCGCAGCCAGATGCCAAGCACGGAGTAGACCAGCGAGACAGTGGTGACCATCCACGCTGGTACTGCGAGTGCGAAGCGCTGCGTGGCAACGGCAAGTGTGGTCAGGACACCGACGCCGATAAGCGAGATCCACGCGAAGACGTACTCCGTGATCGCAGTTTGGGCGTCCCTCGCCGCGTCAGTGGCGGCGAGCACCTGCCACAGCGACGCCCCGCCGACGAACGGCAGGAACAGCGCCACCAAATAGATGGCTAACGCGGCGGCGAGCACCCAGCGTTTCGCGCCCATGTCCACGGTGGATGCGGCGTTCTTCTCCGCGCGGGCAAGGGATTCGGTGTTGGGCTGCGTCATGACAGTCACTGTAGCCCTTAGTGCCTGCTATTGATTAGCAGCTACTGCGCGAGCGCCGCAGCCGGCGGAATAGCCGCGGCCCGGCGCGCCGGTAGCACTGCTCCAATCGCCGAAGCAGCGAGCAAGCCCACCACCAGTGCGGCGAACGAAGCCCACGGGATCGCTGTCACAACATGGAGCTTCTCGCCTCCTAGTAGCGCATTCGCCCCAGTAACGCCGAAGAGCACTCCGAATACCACGCCAATGAGTCCAGCAGCGAGAGCGAGCAGCAACGTCTCAGTCAGAACCATCCCTGTAATTTGGGTGCGCCGGGCTCCAAGGGCACGAAGCAGACCTATTTCTCGATAGCGCTCGGTAACTGAAAGCGCAACGGTGTTGGATAGTCCCACTACTGCAATGACCAGCGCAACAGCGAGAAACGCGAGTCCGAGCGCAACGAATCGTGTGAGTTCCGCATCCGCCTCGAGGCGTTGGACGGCCGGGCTGTTCAGCGTTGCCACACCGGGTAGCTCGCCAATCGCATCCGCCGCGTCAAGTGGGTCAGCTCCGGGCACCCCCTTCACCCACACGTTGGGCGTAGACACCGCGAATCGTGCAAGATCCGATTGGTGCACGATGCCCATCAGAGGCGCGCCTTCGATAACCGTGATGTCGAAGGGGTGTGCATTGCCAGACTGACGGAGGGTGACGGTGACTAGCCCTGACCCCGCAGTGGTCTCCGGTGTGGGTGGCAAAATGATCGTCCCTGGCTCGGGTTCAGGGATGATCGCGTCGGTGCGAAGCACGCTACCTAGCTGCGGGGTCCACGCTGCCACGGTCATCGGACCGTCACTATCCGGCGATGCAGCGAACTCCGCGTCAAGCACGACGTCTGACACGACGGCAGTATTTGCAACCTGGGGAAGCTGACTCACGCGGTTGCCTAGCTCCACAGGGTTGTCCGTGTCTCCGGCTGGAGTGACAATGATGTCGGTTGGTGTCGCAGCCTCGACAATTTCGCCCAACGTGGCCTGGGCCGTAGCGCTTCCGGAGAGCAACGCTGCCATTAATGTCGCCCCTAGCCACACTGCCGCTGCGGTGGCGTCAGATCGCCCGGGGTGGCGCCGCAGCTGCTCGCTGGCAAGCGCCGCGTGCGCTCCCCCTCGAGCAATTGCTATCCGGCCGAAACCCAGTGCCGTACTCGTAAAGATTTGCGCTCCAGGGCTCAACAAGCCGGCACATGCGAGGAGCGCTCCTGTGATCACCAGGGCCAGCGACTGAGTGGCCCCGCCGGTGACGGTCACAGCTATCCCGGTGAAGACGAGCAACACCGCTAACACCGTGCGCGAACCACCCCCACCACGAGAACCGCCAGATGTCCGGACTGCTGGCTCCGTAAGACGAAGGGCTTCGACTGGCGCGACACGAGTTGCCCGTCGAGCCGGCCTCACAGACGACAACACGCTAGGAAAAACTCCAGCAGCCAATCCAAGCGCGATCAGCCGCATCCAGAATCCCGCATCTGCTGACGCGGCAGGCATCCCCTTCAGCGCCAAAACCCCGGCAACCACGCCAAGTGCGATTCCGCCCGCCGCACCAAGTGCGCCGGCGACAGCGGCGCTGGCAATTACCGACGTAAACACCTGGCTTCGCAAAGCACCTATGCTCCGCAGTAGCGCAATCTCCCTCGTACGGCGTGCAAGCTGAAGTCTGTAGTTGTTACCAACCACCACGAGCGCAGCAAGTAAGGCGACAGCGGCAAGCAGATGCAGCGCGAGCATTACAGTTTGTGTGCCAGCTTCGTACTTCGACGCGTTCGCAGCAACGTATTCGCTGCTGCTCTCGACTCGCGCGGTAGTGCCAAATTGAGCAACTTTCTCGGCAACCTGTGCCCGAACATCGTCGACGCTGCCGCTTGCATGAACAAATGCCGCGTTGCTTCCCGCGATCCCCAACAGCCGCTGAGCGGCACTGCGCGAACACAGAAGCGTGGGCAGGGACGGCTCCATCGCCGCGCCGGGGTCAGCCTCCGCGGTGCCGACAACGACAATGGTTTCGGAACCGCCCCCGTTATTCTTGAGGTTGATCTCGGCGCCGGGCAGATAACGCATCGGCTTTCCTGGGGTTTCCACAATGACCGACTCTTTGTCACTGGTGGGCATACGCCCCGCAGTGAGGCGAAACAACGTGTCGTCGAGAAGCGATTGCACTCCGATGGCTGCGCCTATTTCATCGTCGACCACCGCGATACCGGCAGTCTGTTCTTCGACCTTCTCTACTCCTGGCACTGCCCTGATCCCTCCAACGAGATCTGAGGGCAATGCCGAGTCAGCACCGGTGAGTGTGACAATGAGGTCAGCGTCGCCGGTTGCGGTGCGCACGGCTCGCTCGAGATCTCCGCGTACACCTGCTTGGAGGAAAACGGTAAATGTCACGAGCGCTGTAGCAAACAGGGCAGCGATTAAGTTCGCTGGCGAAGTGCGAGAGATACGGAGCACGCTAATTCACCGGCCTGACGACAGTGTCGTTGGCAATACTGCCATCGCGAAGCTCCACGATTCGATCAGCCCATTCGGCTACGGCTGCGTCATGGGTGACCAATACGAGAGTTTGGTTGAGCTCATCCGTGAGGTGCCTTAAGAACCGGATGAGGCTCGCACTCGTAGCTTGGTCAAGCGCGCCGGTGGGTTCATCAGCAAAGATGATGTCCGGCTGAGTAATCAGCGCGCGGGCGACAGCAACACGTTGTTGCTGTCCTCCGGAAAGCTCTGTCGGTTTGTGAGTGAGGCGGTCCTGCAAGCCCAGGATCGCCACAATGTGATCGAACCAATCCGGATCCGCCAAGCGTTTGGCCATTTTCAATGGCAAGACAATGTTGTCTCGCGCGGTGAGCGTAGGAATCAGGTTGAACGCCTGAAAAATGAACCCAATCCGGTCACGTCTAGTGATGGTGAGCTTGTCGTCGCTCATCGCGGTGAGCTCGTCGCCGTCCAGTACGACCCGTCCCGCGTCCACGGTGTCCAGACCCGCAGCGCACTGTAGAAGCGTGGATTTGCCGGAACCGGAAGGGCCCATAATTGCGAGGAATTGCCCACGAGGAACATCCAAACTCACCCGATCAAGCGCTCGAACCGCGCCCGCACCCGTGCCGTAGGTTTTCTCTACTGCGTGGATGTGCAGCAAGGGAGAAGGTGTCATGGGGACAGTGTCCCCGACGCCGACGCGCCCCCACATCGGCCTGCAGTACACAAATTCCATCTACTGCAGGAGGATGTATTGCGTACCAACGACGGAGGACAATACAGAACATGGTTGAGGATCTCGCCAAACGCGTCAAAGCCCACCCAATGGTGTGGGGCTGCATAGTTGCGACGCTTTCCCTCCCGTTACTCACGATCGGAGCACTATCCCGGTACCCGCTCCCCGACGAGTGGCCTAATCTTTTTCTAGCAATGGCGTTCACCCTGCCCCTGGTATTCCTGTTCGCCATGCCGGAACTCACCGTGATACTCAGCGTCCCCGCGCTCGTGGGCCAGGTGTTTCTGGGCCGGCTCGCGGAGGCCGCGGATCTCACCTCCGGCAACGTCGTCCCGCTCGTCGGACTGTGCGCCATCGCTATTCGTCGAGAATCGAAGACCACACGCTGGTGGACTGTGGCATCAGTGCTCGCGATGACCGTCCACACATGGTTCCGGTGGAACAGTTCGACACTTCGGCCAGCACGCACGCTCGTCGATTGGGTTCTCGATCCGATCCCGGTGCTGTTCGTTTCCGCGATCCCGGTGATCGGTGCCGTGTTGATTGGTGTGGTTGTCCGCATGCATCGAGAGCGCACAACCATGCTCGCCGTCCAAGCAGCGCAAACCGAACGCGACCATCGCCTCACCACTCAACTCGCCGTAGAACAGGAACGATCGCGCATCGCAGCAGACCTCCACGACATACTCGCCCACTCCCTGTCAGTCATCGCAGTACAGACGGATGCTGCGGCACATGTGCTCAAACAGTCTCGCAACTCGCCATCCGATGCCTTTGATGCAATCAGTGCCGCACACGCGGCCGCTGTGCAGGCTCTGCAGGACACCCGCAACCTGGTTCGTGCAGTCGGTTCTGAGACCGAAGGCCACGCCCCACAGCCCACGCTGGGGCAACTTGCTGACCTGGTGCGATCGTGCGACCCCACGGGTAAGCGCTTCGAGCTTGTCGGTACCGACGACCTCTCAACAGCCCCGCTGTCGCCCTCTGCCCAGGTCGCGTTGTACCGCATCGTGCAAGAGTCACTCACAAATGTCATGCGCCACGCCGGTGAAGGGGCCCAAGCGCGCGTAGCCGTCACCGAAGTGGGTGAGCACTTCCGCGTCGAAATCGTCGATAGTGGCACTTCCCTCCAAACCGACGACTCCCGCGGCAATGGAATTGCGAACATGACCCAGCGAGCTCGAAGCGTGGGAGGGAAGCTTGTTGCGGGCCCACGGGCCGAGGGAGGCTTCTCTGTGGTCGCACAGGTGCCGATTGCAACCCAGGAGGTCAAGGCATGATTCGCGTCTTGCTTGTCGACGACCAAGAATTGGTACGAACCGGCTTTCGCTTAGTGCTTAGCACCGCGCCGGATATCGAGGTGGTCGGCGAGGCTGCAAACGGCAACGAAGCACTCGAACTGCTCGAGAGCGGGTTGGCCGTGGACGTGTGTTGCATGGATATACGCATGCCGCACATGGACGGGATTGGAGCGACGCAAAAAATCACCGTAGCTGGCTACCCCACCCGCGTGATTGCTCTAACCACCTTCGATCTGGATGAATACGCCTATGAAGCACTCGCTGCAGGCGCATCAGGGTTCATGCTCAAGGACTGCGGTGCAACCGATCTCATATCGGGGATTAGGACCGTTGCCACTGGCAACGCGATGCTTGCCCCTTCGACCACTGCACGGGTGATCGATCGATTCCGCCCCCATATGGCCGCACCGAGTCCTTCCGCGCTAGCGGCCAAACTCGCAGAAGAACTCTCACCCCGCGAGCTCGAGGTGCTCACTGCCATCGCGCGGGGACAAAGCAACCAAGAAATCGCCGCATCACTGCACATGGCGGAAACAACCGTGAAAAGCCATGTCGGTCGCCTCCTGAGCAAGCTCAACGCGAGGGATAGGGTTCACCTCGTCATCATTGCGTACGATGCCGGTCTAGCCACTCCGCGGCAGTGAACCGAGGAGGCTACCCTAGCCACCGCAGCAGACGGAATCTGCCGGTGCGGCGGCGGGCTGGCCAATCGTTGGCAAGCCGAGCCCCACCCCCACGGGTGCAGTGGTGGGCACCTGGCCCGCAGCCGAATTGTCGCCCGCCTTGGTGCGGCGGTGGTTGCGCACGCCCGCGTCCGCAATGAGGAAGTGCGGCTTGGAATCCGTGACCGTTACGGTCACAAAGTCGCCGGGACGAATCTCGCGGTCGATCTCGCCCTCCACAGCGAAGTGCACCAGGCGGCCGTCGCGTGCGCGCCCCGACATGCGGTGCGTTCGGTCATTCTTCCGGCCGCCCTCGGCCTGGACCAGCAGCTCCTGCTCCGTGCCGACGAGCTTCGCGTTCTCCTCCGCACTGATGCGCTCCTGCAGCTCGAGCAGACGCTCGAAACGCTCCTGCACCACGGCCTTCGGAATCTGCTGTTCCATCTCAGCTGCCGGAGTGCCGGGGCGCGGCGAATACTGGAACGTAAACGCCGAGGTAAAGCGAGATTTCTCCACGACATCGAGCGTCGCCTGGAAATCCTCCTCCGTCTCACCCGGGAAGCCGACGATGATGTCGGTGGTAATCGATGCGTGAGGGAGCTTTTCACGCACTTCATCCAAAATGGCGAGGAACTTCTTCGAACGGTACGACCGGCGCATGTCCTTGAGCACCTTGTCCGAACCGGACTGCAGCGGCATGTGCAGCTGCGGGCACACGTTCGGCGTTTCCGCCATCGCATCGATGACATCGGACGTGAACTCCGCCGGGTGCGGCGAGGTAAACCGCACCCGCTCAAGGCCCTCGATGTCGCCGCAGGCGCGCAGCAGCTTGGAAAACGCGGAGCGGTCGCGCTCCATCTCCTCATCGACGAAGTTCACCCCGTAGGCGTTCACATTCTGCCCGAGCAGGGTGACCTCGGAGACCCCCTGGCTCACCAGCGCCTCCACCTCCGCCAGGATGTCGCCCGGGCGGCGGTCGAGCTCCTTTCCGCGTAGCGACGGCACGATGCAGAACGTGCACGTGTTATTGCAGCCAACCGAGATGGACACCCACCCGGCGTAGGACGACTCGCGTTTCGCCGGCAGCACCGACGGGAACACCTCGAGGGATTCGACGATCTCCACCTGGGCCTCGTCCTCCACGCGTGCCCGGTCAAGCAGCGCCGGAAGCGCGGAGATGTTGTGGGTGCCGAACACCGCATCGACCCACGGCGCCTTCTCAATGACCGTGTCGCGGTCCTTCTGCGCAAGGCACCCGCCCACCGCGATCTGCATGCCAGGGTGATTCTTCTTCGTGTTTTTCAACTGCCCCAGGGAGCCGTACAGACGCTGGTCCGCATTGTCGCGCACTGCGCAGGTATTAAACACGACCAGGTCGGGCTCAGTGTCCTTATCGGCCGCAACGTAGCCGGCGTCCTCGAGCATGCCGGACAGGCGCTCGGAGTCGTGCACGTTCATCTGGCAGCCGAACGTGCGCACCTCGTAGGTGCGCGGAGTAGAGGTTTGGGAGGTGTTCGCCGTAGTCACGGCGAGACAGTCTAACCAGCGAGCACCCGTGCGCCTAACCGGTGTTTTCTACCTCCGCGATGCGCTCGTCGAGCACCTCTCGGGCGATACGCATCGACATCCCCTGGTTGAACCCGCGACGTGCGAGCGCGCCGACGACCCGACGCAGGTGTTTGTCGTACTCGGCCCGCTCGGTCGGCGCCGCTTTGACTTTGCGTGCGGATTTCTCCGCAACGGCACGGGCGGTGCGTTCTTCGTCGTCGTCTGAGATTTGTTCCAGTGCGGCGGCGCGGTCCGCAGTGCCAACTCCCTTGTCGCGCAACTCCATGTCGAGCGCGCGCGACGACTTGCCCCGCCTCTCAGCGCGTTGCCGCACCCATTCGTGGGCGAAGCGCGAATCGTTGATCAGGCCGGAGCCGGCGAGGTCGTCGAGCACTTCGTCGACAAGCGCCGGCTCAAACTCCGCCTTGATCAAACGGCCGCGGAGCTCCTCGCGAGAGCGGGCGCGTTGATCGAGCAAACCAAGTGCCCGCTTGCGCACCGGTGCCTTCTCCTCTTCGTGGGAGCGGTCGAACAGGCCGGTGCCGGGTTCGTACGCCTCGAGCGCGGCCTGGAGTTGCGCGATCTTGTCGGGGTCGGCCATCGGCTACTTCTCGGCTGCTGCCTCGTCTTCGTCGTCGAAGTCGATGTTGGGCACCATGTCCACTGGGTCGTCGGTCAGATCGTCAGAGTTCGCGGCGGCGTACTTGCCCACACCGAGGGCGCGGAAGATCTTGTCTTCGATCTCGTCGGCAAGATCCGGGTTCTCTTTGAGGAAGATGCGGGCCTTCTCCTTGCCCTGTCCCAACTGGTCGCCCTCGTAGGTGAACCAGGAGCCGGACTTTTTCACGATGCCGTTTTCCACACCCATGTCGATGATGGAGGACTCGCGCGAGATGCCCTCACCGTACATGATGTCGAACTCGGCGATCTTGAACGGCGGGGAGACCTTGTTCTTCACAACCTTCATCTTCGTGCGGTTGCCGATGGAGTCCTGGCCGTCCTTGAGCGTCTGGATGCGACGGACATCGCAACGCACCGACGCGTAGAACTTCAGCGCCTTACCACCGGTGGTGGTCTCCGGGGAGCCGAACATCACGCCGATCTTTTCACGCAGCTGGTTAATGAAGATGGCGGTGGTGCCGGAGTTGTACAGCGCACCCGTCATCTTGCGCAACGCCTGCGACATCAAGCGGGCCTGCAGGCCGACGTGCGAGTCGCCCATCTCGCCTTCGATCTCGGCCTTCGGCGTCAGCGCTGCGACCGAGTCGATCACGATCATGTCGATCGCGCCGGAGCGCACCAGCATGTCTGCGATCTCAAGCGCCTGCTCGCCGGTATCCGGCTGGGAAACCAGCAAGTTGTCAGTATCCACGCCGAGCTTGCGGGCGTACTCTGGGTCGAGGGCGTGCTCGGCGTCGATGAATGCCGCAATACCGCCAGCGCGCTGCGCCTCCGCGATAGCGTGGAGCGCAACAGTGGTCTTACCGGACGACTCCGGCCCGTAGATCTCCACGACCCTGCCGCGCGGCCAACCGCCGATGCCAAGCGCGACGTCGATGGCGGTGTTTCCGGAAGAAATGGACTGGATCGGCGGGCGGTTCTCATCGCCCAAGCGCATCACAGCACCCTTGCCGTAGTCCTTCTCGATCATCGCCAGCGCGGCGTCGAGCGCATTCTGCCGGTCGTTTCCGGCGGAAGCCGCAGTCTTCTTCTTCGTTGCCATGTGGTGTTCTACCCTCCGTTGTGTTTGCGGCGCGGCGCGCGCCGCATCCGGGTTGATGTTTGTTGGATATTCATTAGACGTTCACGTCCACCCCTTCGGTTCCCTGCCGTGCGGAAACTTTTGGAGTGAAACGGATACGTGCGCAATGCTAAGACGCGGTCACGACACGCAAGACTGTACACGCAAGCATGTTCGAATGGGAGTCGAACACGCCGGAAGGTGTCGTCGTCAAGCAAAAGCCCTAGAAGCCCGGTCTATCGACACCCAAGCGTCGCTCTTCCGGAATATCGAACGCGTCGCACAGGCCGCGCCACGCCTCGCGCGGATCGACACCACTTTCGATCAAGTCCGCGGCCGTGCGCTCGTAGCCCGGAATGACCTGGGAATCGATGACCCATTGCGCGCGACCGGAGCCGAATTCGTCCTCGACCAACTGATGGAATTCCGTCAAACGCATGCGGCACACGGTACCCGAACGAGTTTTATTGAACACCGTTCAGGTACACTGCCGCGCATGAATAAGAACTCGACCGCGCAGGATATTGCACTCATCGCCGTCTTCGCGGCAATCATTATCGCCCTCGGCATCGTCTCCATCCCCGTCGGCGCCGCTGGTGTGCCCATCGTCCTGCAAAACGCCGCCGTGATCCTCGCCGGTCTCGCCCTCGGCGGGCGTCGCGGCTTCTTCACCGCCGCAATCTTCTTGCTCGTCGGCCTCGCCCTGCCGGTCCTCGCCGGCGGTCGCACCGTTATTTCCGCGCTCGGCGGCCCAACCGTCGGCTACCTCGGCGGCTACCTCGTCTCCGCGCTCGTCGCCGGACTGATCGCCTACCGAGCGCCGTTCCGCAACAAACGCGCCACCATCGGCGTCCTCATCCTCGCGGGCTACGTCGGGCTCTTCTTCCAGTACCTTTGCGGCGTATTCGGCCTGATGTGGCGCTCCGGCATGACCTTCGGCGCAGCATGGGCCGCGCAGGTTCCGTTCTTCCTGCCGGACGCCGGCAAGGTCGCCCTAATCATCTTCATCGCTTACGCGGTGCACCAG
Above is a genomic segment from Corynebacterium lujinxingii containing:
- a CDS encoding DUF349 domain-containing protein, which codes for MTESNSTPKPGNIPSPAAMAKKGPKPGPKPVAPTITPAPTPAREKSDPSKFGRVDDEGNVFLTRGGTERQIGSWQAGTPEEGLAHYGQRYDDLVTEVELIETRLRAHPEDADAIRKSAEALKASLDDAAVIGDIDAVESRLDAVIAASADAREQAKEQKAERRKAAIARKEALAAEAEDLAENSTEWKRAGDRIREILEEWRGIRGIDRATDDQLWKRYSRARDSFNRRRGSHFAELDRNRAQAKKIKEELVERAEAIQDSTEWGETARAYRDLMTEWKAAGRAPREVDDKLWERFRAAQDHFFEARNAVNAERDREFEANAEAKDALLAEYDALIDPSKGLGGAKAKLRELQDKWDEIGYVPRGRVREYEDKIGRIEKRVSDAEDSRWRKSDPAQQDKVNQFQVKADDFERQAQDAEAKGDSAKAATLREQAKQWQEFADVAAKAVNED
- a CDS encoding GNAT family N-acetyltransferase; amino-acid sequence: MLHAQQFVPRPGSSEAVVGGYAFSATLAIQDITGLATSGVSASHIAKRLEPSTESEAILFALTSEQPLRPVTDLGYRELFDDDLDHTEAWLFVSLPLLEDRQVIEANFTFDSEIAPLPGEPVPTEPWVAALSLLDDLSTRLGRPICQLWVTHSPGDDTPPGVVEAGYTAAFREDQATFEIAGLDSLPALAPAEFAVIEGPGFFSRRKAGPQEVEQFSSLLTAASRDYPRGELIMDTIDWDLARIRDAGARLKDRGGAQLTGLAYVDGVIVGLCEVVRFHADDASVCELGLVYVLPEHRGRGIGAAMLRASLSRAKEVWEDLETAYCSYPADSPAANAIMRGLDAEVVSSTTAWQKR
- a CDS encoding Rv2732c family membrane protein; translation: MTQPNTESLARAEKNAASTVDMGAKRWVLAAALAIYLVALFLPFVGGASLWQVLAATDAARDAQTAITEYVFAWISLIGVGVLTTLAVATQRFALAVPAWMVTTVSLVYSVLGIWLRNSNASGISRGPGYYLVLLAAVIVVFTVFPLILSRNEEQAAAAKQRAEAQGKDEVALAQRAATREQENPLLIDDRRARAAERHRKSLD
- a CDS encoding ABC transporter permease, which codes for MAALLSGSATAQATLGEIVEAATPTDIIVTPAGDTDNPVELGNRVSQLPQVANTAVVSDVVLDAEFAASPDSDGPMTVAAWTPQLGSVLRTDAIIPEPEPGTIILPPTPETTAGSGLVTVTLRQSGNAHPFDITVIEGAPLMGIVHQSDLARFAVSTPNVWVKGVPGADPLDAADAIGELPGVATLNSPAVQRLEADAELTRFVALGLAFLAVALVIAVVGLSNTVALSVTERYREIGLLRALGARRTQITGMVLTETLLLALAAGLIGVVFGVLFGVTGANALLGGEKLHVVTAIPWASFAALVVGLLAASAIGAVLPARRAAAIPPAAALAQ
- a CDS encoding ABC transporter ATP-binding protein — encoded protein: MTPSPLLHIHAVEKTYGTGAGAVRALDRVSLDVPRGQFLAIMGPSGSGKSTLLQCAAGLDTVDAGRVVLDGDELTAMSDDKLTITRRDRIGFIFQAFNLIPTLTARDNIVLPLKMAKRLADPDWFDHIVAILGLQDRLTHKPTELSGGQQQRVAVARALITQPDIIFADEPTGALDQATSASLIRFLRHLTDELNQTLVLVTHDAAVAEWADRIVELRDGSIANDTVVRPVN
- a CDS encoding sensor histidine kinase; translated protein: MAFTLPLVFLFAMPELTVILSVPALVGQVFLGRLAEAADLTSGNVVPLVGLCAIAIRRESKTTRWWTVASVLAMTVHTWFRWNSSTLRPARTLVDWVLDPIPVLFVSAIPVIGAVLIGVVVRMHRERTTMLAVQAAQTERDHRLTTQLAVEQERSRIAADLHDILAHSLSVIAVQTDAAAHVLKQSRNSPSDAFDAISAAHAAAVQALQDTRNLVRAVGSETEGHAPQPTLGQLADLVRSCDPTGKRFELVGTDDLSTAPLSPSAQVALYRIVQESLTNVMRHAGEGAQARVAVTEVGEHFRVEIVDSGTSLQTDDSRGNGIANMTQRARSVGGKLVAGPRAEGGFSVVAQVPIATQEVKA
- a CDS encoding response regulator transcription factor, with translation MIRVLLVDDQELVRTGFRLVLSTAPDIEVVGEAANGNEALELLESGLAVDVCCMDIRMPHMDGIGATQKITVAGYPTRVIALTTFDLDEYAYEALAAGASGFMLKDCGATDLISGIRTVATGNAMLAPSTTARVIDRFRPHMAAPSPSALAAKLAEELSPRELEVLTAIARGQSNQEIAASLHMAETTVKSHVGRLLSKLNARDRVHLVIIAYDAGLATPRQ